A window of Fusarium falciforme chromosome 1, complete sequence genomic DNA:
GACGAGCAGGTACTGGAAGTTCTTGTCGGGCTCCTCGACGTGCTGTGTGAAAGCGTTCATGACCTGCCACTTGGGTGTGGTCTCGGGGGTTGCGTCTGGGTACTGTAGCTGGAAGAGCAGGCCCTGCTGGCGTGTGACGGGGTCTCGgatcttggtgatcttgTATCCAGGGCGGCCGATCTTGACGACGTTGCGGCGCTGTGCGAAGCCGGCTCCAGTGACACCGACGGGGAGCCCCGTGGCAGGATCGACGGCGCCCTGGCGGCCCTCCTTTTGCTCGCGGGCGGCACGGCGGGCGAGGTTGGTCTGATGCTTCTTGCCCTGGGTGTGAGCAAGGTAGGAGCCATCATTCTGGTGGACCGTAAGGCAGAGACGGCACTCGAAGGAACCGACGTGGTTCTTGAAGAAGTAGGGgtccttgtcgaggtcgatgGTCTCGAGGGCGAGCTTGCGGAGACGCTCGCGACGGTCCGCGTTGGTGGCCGACTGGGACGCGACGCCACCGCCGCCAAACTTGGAGCCTGCGCGGTTCTGGAAGTCCATTGTGTAGAGTCGCGGTTGTGTATTGGGGTGCGTGAGGTTGCGACTTGTTGCGATCGAGGGTTTGACGATTTCGTTGCTTTCGCGAGGCTAAGGATGGGGGGAGGATGAATGTCGCGAAAAGACAAGGTCAGAGAAGCATTGAGCGTGGAGCCTCACCG
This region includes:
- a CDS encoding Matrin-type domain-containing protein; its protein translation is MDFQNRAGSKFGGGGVASQSATNADRRERLRKLALETIDLDKDPYFFKNHVGSFECRLCLTVHQNDGSYLAHTQGKKHQTNLARRAAREQKEGRQGAVDPATGLPVGVTGAGFAQRRNVVKIGRPGYKITKIRDPVTRQQGLLFQLQYPDATPETTPKWQVMNAFTQHVEEPDKNFQYLLVAAEPYETVGFKIPARELDKREDRQFCFWDPDAKEYWIQVMFMTEREERFNAAPGLTARR